The Fodinibius saliphilus genomic interval AGACTATAACATCAAGCCACCAGGTATTCTATTTTACCGAGTGAGCGAGAAAATTGATATACGCATTTCTGCAACTTTACCTCCTAATACAAAAGCCAAATAATATATGCGATTATTTAATACAATAGTTCTATTGCCATTATTTTTACTATTGATATCCGTAAATGGGCAGGCCCAAATGGAACGACAAAGAGCCAATATTACAGAACCGGTTGAAACGTTCTGGACTCCTTCCCTGGTCTCTCTAACGACAACAGAAACATTAGATGCACGCAATCTCAATTCTACCATTATGCATAGTTTTGGTATTGCTACGACCAGGGCAATACAAAATTTCTTTGGCCTTGATAATATTCAGAATGTTCGTTTGGGGCTTGACTATGGAATAACTGATCGTTGGTCTGTGGGCATTGGTCGATCCTCCCGCTTCAATGTAGTTGATATACGCACCAAATATGCGCTGATACAACAAACTACAGATCATTCGAAACCTCTTAGTATCGCTCTCAAAGGTGATCTAGGAATTGTTACCCAAGAAAACAGACAACCCTTAAAAGATGATATTAGTACATTGGCGTCAGCTATTGTTTCTAAGAAATTCAACCAAACTCTTAGTCTGCAATTATCTCCAATGTATGGTTACTATAGTTCTGTTACAGCCAATAAAGAAAACCATCTTTTTTCAGTGGGAGTAGGATCCCGTATCAATCTTACAGAACGGTATACCCTTATTGCAGAATATTATCCAGTAATTGGTAATCGCAATAGTAATACTAATAACGCCTTTTCATTAGGTCTGAATATTCAAACAGGCGGTCACGTCTTTCAACTATTCTTCACCTCCACTCGCTGGCATCTTGAACAATACGTTATAGCTAATAATAGAGATCAATTCTGGGCCGGCGATTTCCGATTTGGGTTCAACGTAAACCGGATATTTGGACTGTAAAATTAATCCAAAAGTGTCATCACATCCTGAGCAACTCCCCGATTATATTCAAAAGCCAAACTTTTGTAATTAATGATATCGACAATTGTACCGATAGCACATAGTCCACCTGTCAATAGATAAAGTATACCCATCCCCACTTGACCTATAACAAAACGATGAACGCCTGCTATCCCAAAGAAACCAACAAGAGCAGTAAATAAAATAATCTGCGGCTCTTTTCTGCGGGCCCGATAAACGCGGGCGAATCGTTGTGCTTTCTCATCATTCATCGACGACATAAGTTTAGCAATATATGCTCCTTCATCCCCCTCTAATTCTGGCAAAAAATCAATCATTCGGGCCATAATCTATGTAGTTTCTTTTTTTATTAGTGATTTTGTTATGGATTAAATATCCAACTCTTCCAACTAAAATAATAATAGCAAATGGGCCTAATATATTTGACTGCATGGCATTACTAATATCTCCGTTAAAAGTATACGCAATAGAATGCCCCAAGCCGTCGCCTGGACAAAAGGTAATGCCAACCTGTTCAAAAAGACATAGGTCTGGTCCGTTTGCAATTTCAGGATCCATAAGAGCGAGCAATATCAATCCGACTGAAAAAGCGGTTATTTCAAAATAATTTCTAAAAAGGTATTTGAGCTGTTCTTTCATAACGTTTATAAACGTACGCTTTTACCTAAATAAAGTTTCAAATTTATTTGCCCAATCTGCGAGGGAAAATATATGAAATGCTAAGGCTCAAACTATTATACCGATAGATTTTACTGGTAGATAAATATCCGTTGAGTGCCAGATCCCAATATTTATTAATCTGTGCAGTAACACTCCCACTGGCAGCTAAAAAAGCCCCATCTCTATTACTATGTTTTCCCAAAATTTCTAAACGACTTGAAAATGAAGGATCACTACGCATATTCTGATAACCAAGCTCTACGCCAGCGCCTTTAACTGCAAGGTTATTAGGTGTATAGTATGGAACCCCGGTCAGGTATCCTATTTTAGCGTCA includes:
- a CDS encoding DUF5777 family beta-barrel protein; amino-acid sequence: MERQRANITEPVETFWTPSLVSLTTTETLDARNLNSTIMHSFGIATTRAIQNFFGLDNIQNVRLGLDYGITDRWSVGIGRSSRFNVVDIRTKYALIQQTTDHSKPLSIALKGDLGIVTQENRQPLKDDISTLASAIVSKKFNQTLSLQLSPMYGYYSSVTANKENHLFSVGVGSRINLTERYTLIAEYYPVIGNRNSNTNNAFSLGLNIQTGGHVFQLFFTSTRWHLEQYVIANNRDQFWAGDFRFGFNVNRIFGL
- a CDS encoding TM2 domain-containing protein, whose translation is MARMIDFLPELEGDEGAYIAKLMSSMNDEKAQRFARVYRARRKEPQIILFTALVGFFGIAGVHRFVIGQVGMGILYLLTGGLCAIGTIVDIINYKSLAFEYNRGVAQDVMTLLD
- a CDS encoding DUF2752 domain-containing protein translates to MKEQLKYLFRNYFEITAFSVGLILLALMDPEIANGPDLCLFEQVGITFCPGDGLGHSIAYTFNGDISNAMQSNILGPFAIIILVGRVGYLIHNKITNKKRNYIDYGPND